From a single Poecilia reticulata strain Guanapo linkage group LG2, Guppy_female_1.0+MT, whole genome shotgun sequence genomic region:
- the clic5a gene encoding chloride intracellular channel protein 5a isoform X1: MDPSKENIYDRPENGSSDSEPEHSYQNQSSGMYDLTNPVNLPEQTYQNQSDGTYEVVNEAAYEELSKVEHSYQIQSDGTYEEANVATYEELSEVELSYQNQSSGIYEMPNEEPADQTPEYENTRAAEDGASTPKSPSPEQPPAEERRGSSSSVSSSSTSSSSLSSSSLHAKTEDKEEMQDHKSSEMEEEEEKQSEDEEMEAKEEREVVEEESIPKMNSDGGSPEMEVERKRSLDRSSSSSSSSSSASEKELVNEEDEPKIFLFARAGSDGESIGNCPFSQRLFMILWLKGVVFNVTTVDLKRKPADLHNLAPGTHPPFLTFEGNVLTDVNKIEEYLEEMLGPPKYPRLATKNRESNVAGNDIFARFSAYVKNTRPEKNRSLEKSLNKSLAKLDEYLMRPIPDEGQSGRHSGEGPSTRKYLDGDELTLADCNLLPKLHVVKVVAKKYRNYDIPSEFKGVWRYLDNAYKRDEFTNTCAADVEIELAYQAVAKRLEK, from the exons ATGGATCCCTCCAAAGAGAATATCTATGACAGACCAGAAAATGGAAGCAGTGATTCTGAGCCAGAGCACTCTTACCAGAATCAGTCATCAGGTATGTATGACTTGACCAACCCGGTCAACCTGCCAGAGCAAACCTATCAGAACCAATCGGATGGTACCTACGAGGTGGTCAATGAGGCAGCTTATGAAGAGCTTTCAAAAGTAGAACACTCCTACCAGATTCAGTCGGATGGTACATATGAAGAGGCCAATGTGGCAACTTATGAAGAGCTTTCAGAAGTAGAGTTGTCCTACCAGAATCAGTCTTCAGGTATCTATGAAATGCCTAATGAAGAACCCGCAGATCAGACTCCAGAGTACGAGAACACCAGAGCTGCTGAAGATGGAGCATCGACTCCAAAGTCTCCGTCCCCAGAGCAGCCTCCTGCAGAGGAGAGACGAGGCAGTTCATCTTCAGTCTCCTCATCCTCAACCTCATCCTCATCCTTGTCCTCATCCTCATTGCACGCCAAGACTGAAGACAAAGAGGAGATGCAGGATCACAAATCAAGTGAGatggaagaagaggaagaaaaacagagcgAGGATGAGGAAATGGAGGCAAAGGAAGAGAGGGAGGTGGTGGAAGAGGAAAGCATCCCCAAGATGAACTCGGATGGGGGGTCTCCAGAGATGGAAGTGGAGAGGAAGAGGTCACTGGATAGatcttcttcgtcttcttcttcatcgTCATCGGCCTCTGAGAAGGAGCTCGTGAATGAGGAAGATGAACCAAAAATCTTCCTTTTTGCAAGG GCTGGGAGTGACGGTGAGAGCATCGGAAACTGTCCTTTCTCCCAACGTCTCTTCATGATCCTTTGGCTGAAGGGAGTTGTCTTTAACGTCACTACCGTCGATTTAAAAAG GAAACCAGCTGATCTTCACAACCTCGCCCCAGGAACACATCCGCCATTCCTTACCTTCGAGGGGAACGTTCTCACAGATGTCAACAAGATAGAAGAGTACCTGGAGGAGATGCTGGGTCCACCCAA GTATCCCAGGCTTGCAACAAAGAACCGTGAATCCAATGTCGCAGGAAACGACATCTTTGCCAGGTTCTCAGCTTATGTCAAGAACACAAGACCGGAGAAAAATCGCT cCTTGGAAAAGAGTTTGAACAAATCCCTGGCGAAACTGGACGAGTATTTAATGAGGCCGATTCCTGACGAGGGTCAATCTGGACGGCACAGCGGCGAAGGCCCCTCCACCCGCAAATATCTGGACGGCGATGAGCTGACGCTTGCTGACTGCAACCTTCTACCCAAGCTCCATGTCGTTAAG GTGGTTGCAAAGAAATACAGAAACTATGACATCCCTTCTGAATTCAAAGGGGTGTGGCGTTACCTTGACAATGCCTACAAGCGAGACGAGTTCACCAACACATGTGCAGCAGATGTGGAGATCGAGCTAGCTTACCAGGCTGTGGCCAAGAGGCTGGAAAAATGA
- the clic5a gene encoding chloride intracellular channel protein 5a isoform X2 — MTDTVTEEEKDPDIELFVKAGSDGESIGNCPFSQRLFMILWLKGVVFNVTTVDLKRKPADLHNLAPGTHPPFLTFEGNVLTDVNKIEEYLEEMLGPPKYPRLATKNRESNVAGNDIFARFSAYVKNTRPEKNRSLEKSLNKSLAKLDEYLMRPIPDEGQSGRHSGEGPSTRKYLDGDELTLADCNLLPKLHVVKVVAKKYRNYDIPSEFKGVWRYLDNAYKRDEFTNTCAADVEIELAYQAVAKRLEK, encoded by the exons ATGACGGATACTGTAACCGAGGAGGAGAAGGACCCTgatattgaattatttgttaAG GCTGGGAGTGACGGTGAGAGCATCGGAAACTGTCCTTTCTCCCAACGTCTCTTCATGATCCTTTGGCTGAAGGGAGTTGTCTTTAACGTCACTACCGTCGATTTAAAAAG GAAACCAGCTGATCTTCACAACCTCGCCCCAGGAACACATCCGCCATTCCTTACCTTCGAGGGGAACGTTCTCACAGATGTCAACAAGATAGAAGAGTACCTGGAGGAGATGCTGGGTCCACCCAA GTATCCCAGGCTTGCAACAAAGAACCGTGAATCCAATGTCGCAGGAAACGACATCTTTGCCAGGTTCTCAGCTTATGTCAAGAACACAAGACCGGAGAAAAATCGCT cCTTGGAAAAGAGTTTGAACAAATCCCTGGCGAAACTGGACGAGTATTTAATGAGGCCGATTCCTGACGAGGGTCAATCTGGACGGCACAGCGGCGAAGGCCCCTCCACCCGCAAATATCTGGACGGCGATGAGCTGACGCTTGCTGACTGCAACCTTCTACCCAAGCTCCATGTCGTTAAG GTGGTTGCAAAGAAATACAGAAACTATGACATCCCTTCTGAATTCAAAGGGGTGTGGCGTTACCTTGACAATGCCTACAAGCGAGACGAGTTCACCAACACATGTGCAGCAGATGTGGAGATCGAGCTAGCTTACCAGGCTGTGGCCAAGAGGCTGGAAAAATGA